The region TGGATTTGCAACGATCTGAtcaatcgcgcccgtgatccCTTTGTCGTGCCCGTGATACCTCAAACGGTTACTTAGGGTTTTCAGGTGTATGAATATCGCGCCTGAGATTTACTTTGTAGCGCCCGCGATTCATGAATCTCGCCCGTGATGAAAGAagcatcgcgcccgtgatttgCTATTGGACAGCTTGAGGGTCAAAAactcgattctcgctagaaagctctGAATCGACTTCCGATCGATCCTATGAGATCCTATACACTAATAAGCAATATTAGAAccctcatagttgattgtcaaagtcaaaataaAGGAGTTTGAAATGACAATagtccaacaatctccccctttttgagtttgacaatcaacaaGCTAAAATGGCTAAGTTAAGTGAGAGTCAAATTGATTTTGGCTCCCCCTTACTTTATGCACATAAGATACAACATAATATGTAAGGCATAAgcaagaaaaaaatttaaaaaaaacttagcaatttgagcataGAGATTTCTCCCCCTTTGTCAAGCACAAAAAGAATCAAAGCATGTATAAAACATAGACAAAGGAGCTAATTGAAAGAGGTTTTGAGACTAAATGGAGATAAATCTAAGTTTCTCCTTAAATTGAGGCGCTTAGACACTAATTTGATATGCATCAAGTCTAAAGACTCAATTgattaaactaatttgatttaaatgatcAAAAATAGGCAATAATTCCTTAATTGAATTATACCAAGGCAAAGTCCAATCATTAGAAAAAGTGTTAAagcatatcaaaactttttaggagaataagatttgaaaaattgattctcccccttaaaacaacaattttggaAAACATGGCATATAAATTGATACAAATTTTACCTATCTTGCCTTTTTCCAAAAACTTTCCATTGATTATCCACCTTATGATTTGAGATTGGTTTAGTGGACATCACTTGTACCTACAAAGCAAATCACTTAGGTACCCAAACAACTTTGGGTCCTTGAAAGTTAATGCTAGAATAGTTCAAAGAAATTAACCTTAATTGAACTTTTCTCACATAGCAATTAGTATTAGTGTGACCATATTTCATGCAATAAAAATATTGAGTACTATGGTTCACATTTGATTGAATTTGAGGTGGCTTGGCTCTAAAGGTCTCATAAGAACAAGCACAAGCATGTACACAAGAATTGACATTTGAAGATGCATGAACATGTGAGTTCTTTCTAGTCTTCTTGTTCCATTTTTGACTATATTAAGAAGCATAGCCATGTCTCAAGGGTCTTGTACCCTTGTTGCTCTTAGCCTTTTGAGCCAAGAATGGCTTAGGCCTATGAGCTTGAGCATGCACCTTCTTTGCCTCAATTGGTTTGACCAATTTAGGAGGAACTTCTATagaagaagtttgaggcaaaATGGACTTCACAAATTTAGTCCCATTGGAACTAGAAGCATTTTGATTATAGCCAAGTCCATATTTTATGGTTGGGCATCTTTGAGATACAAGAATTGAATCCAAAGTTTCCTTCCCTTTTTGAAATCTTGAAAGTGAatcttttaattcaagaatttcattctttagttgatcattttccttaagcaagttatcaacattcaaaccttgcttagggatagattctaaagaTGACTTGAGAGCTtcatttgacaatttaagcTCATGAAATTCTTTTGTTAAAACAATCATTTCATCTTTGGCTTTAGAAGcctcatttttgaaaaatagcaTCTTGGCTTTATAATCACCACATTTAATTACTAGTTCATCAAGCATGCTACACATATCATCAGCATCATCATGAGCATCATCAACAACAATATCATCAATAACATcaacaatatcatttttaacatttaagcATGCATCATGTGATTCAACACCAATACCATCCCAAGATAGAAAAGATTGGGGGTTTACCTCTAGTGTTGGTTCCTCCTCAAAAGACATGAGGCACAAGTTGGCATCATGGTGGCTATCACCATCCGATTGAGAATCACCATCCCAAAAATTCTTGGAACCCCCCTTTGAACTCTTCCTTGAAGAGGAGGATCTACCATGATTGCCATTTCCCTTCATCTTGAGCTCATTCACTCTCTTTGTGAGCCTCAAGAGTTCTTCCTCATTGCTTTCCTTCTTGTTCTCTTCTAAAAGAGTACTTGTTGATGCTTTGAAAGAAATATTCTTCTCCCTTGCCATTTCGGCTTCAATGAGCTTGATGTAAGACATCTCATGAAGAAGAAGCTTCCCGATTAACTCATCCGTCCTCAAGGTGGACAAATCATGAGTTTCAATGATGGCGGTGGTCTTAGGTTGCCATAGAAGAATAGGAAGGGATCTAAGGATTTTACCATTGATTTCACTAAGCTTGTAAAATTTCCCAAGTTGCTCAAGACTATGAACAATCTTTAGAAGTCTTGAGGTCATAGAAGAAACATCTTCATTAGGCAAGCCTTTGAAACCTTCATACTCTCCAAGAAGCAACTCAAGCTTCTTACCCTTAACTTGATGTGTACCTTCATAGTAGCTCTCTAGAGTCTCCCACATTTGCTTGGCACAATTCAAGTGTTGAATTCTACCTTGTTCTTCTCTAGAAATTGAGGAGAGGAGAGTAGTGATGGCTTTTCTATTCATACCATTTTCCTTCTCTTGCTCTTTAGACCATTCTACTCTCTTCAAAAGAACTCTGTTCTTGTCACATGGAGGTGTCCATCCCCTTCGAAAAACACTCCATAGATCAACCCCTTGCATATCAAGATAATTTTCCATCATATATTTCCAAACTTTGTAATTTGACCCATCAAGAAAAGGTTTGAGAGTGATGAAAAAATTTTCGGTTGCCATTTTTGATCGAAAACTCTAGCAATTAAGCGAAAAGAAGAGCACCTTGCTTTGATACCAAATGAAAGACCCTATGGGTTAGAAGGCAAACCGGTTTTGATTTGGAAAACGGAAgtttaaaattcttttaaagCGGAATTAGAATTTCAAACAAGATAGGGGTAAAGAGGatgacacaagagatttagagtggttcggatcaactcacgatcctactccactactcaatctaagattgagattttagaatccactaaatgggattgtgctttatagataagcaccaactttacaaagagatttcttagagataatctcaaactcacaattgatttttcaaggataatcaagaacctacaagggttgactttttccaaagctaaactctaactcacaatgattaggagtttccaaaattactccaaaactacaacaaaactaagtgttttaaaaaatgtatgtttgttgtttcaaggtgtgtaaatcattaaccttgaaacattgcaaatgggtttatatttatacccaaagcaattTAAAAGCATagcaaacaaacaaaatttacTATGCTGAGATTCTGCCTGTCGCGCCCGTGATCCTTTTGTCGCGCCCATGATTTATGAATGAAGACAAAATCTTCAAACGGCTAGTGACACGTGTCTTCTCATTATTGGGAGATCAAGAATATATCCGTTGGATTTGCAACGGTCTGAtcaatcgcgcccgtgatccctttgtcgcgcccgtgatacctCAAACGGTTACTTAGGGTTTTCAGGTGTATGAAATCGCGCCCGAGATTTACTTTGTAGCGCCCGCGATTCATGAATCTCGCCCGTGATGAAAGAagcatcgcgcccgtgatttgCTACTGGACAGCTTGAGGGTCAAAAactcgattctcgctagaaagctccgaATCGACTTCCGATCGATCCTATGAGATCttatacactaataaacaatattagaaccctcatagttgattgtcaaagtcaaaataaAGGAGTTTGAAATGACAATAGTCCaacactattgcttcacaaagcaATTTCGAATCATTTAGTGATTGTATACCTTGTGTTTATTtcaaacaacatatatttaaaactcTAGGCTTAATACtctatttataagaaaataagaCATTTAGGGTTTACTCAAAATGTATTTTGCAATCATATTTAAACACTACGTTTTTTATAACTCTTTTGAGTTTATGTCGATcaaaaaattctttttaataattacacacactgtaataccccgtattcttataagccacgtgtaaggattttattagccgggaatacgtaaattaaatttaagcgtaaatttaatttataaggatccctaaaagtatatcgtaataataagagttcaaaatttaaatcggtgatttaaattttaataacggGTGTGAATAGGACCGTAGAGTAAAGAATACTCTTTGGcttcttaaaaataaatatattgataattaatataccaCTTTaagtggagagtttaatatttcggacaaaaccccgaaattaaatgtcgaaactcggaagtttcgacgtgtaattaacgaatataagttaatatatatatatatatatatatatatatatatatgttaaaagtaaaaaaaaggaTGATAAGAAGGATGTGAAGCGGTTTGGCGTGGAGGGAAAGGAAGAAAAAAtgcttataaaataatttataagtcccgagcgaataattttggtgccattattcgcgaaataatttgacgaagctatcgccaaaatttcatgaaatttggacgtagtaattttagaagtgggactgatttggacctaataaatcttttgagatttattaaagataaaatataagtcggataagaataaaaattatatttttattttttttatattttattagatttttgggtaaagtttcacaAAATTCGGAAGTGGTTTCCGTTTGagttacggacgactaattaaaaagttgatttaaagtgcatgattggaCTAGTACTAAAATGCACTTTAACCAAGCTTATATATAGACCATTTCATATGTAATTGAGGTACATAAATCTCATTCTTTCAAATTTGAAGGAATTGAGAGAGCTACTTGCTCTCTGAGGTGCGCGAAAATTAGGGttccgtccgtttctcgattctaactccgtttcttcgacgattactcgagtaatcaaggtattaaacccgtattaaacgtttattttgatatatttcgatataattcgaatatatattcgtttataaatggttaccgtatcgaacgaCCGTTTTATACGTATGAATTgtgattggattgtgtatatgtgaactaggacgttaaaatagcgtttttgcagcgttaatcggacaaccaccgtccggttagcttctaccctgttttgcaggcctcattcaccggttcagaagacagactccatcactaatgaaataaaaatctattttaatgttaataattgataatttgaaattactgaTGATCTCTAATATTAATACTCTTTTAATTATGATATTCATATTAGGTAAAATCAAATAAAGTGTAatgtcaaaataataaaaatgaaataaatattttataacatgTGAATTTGTCCAAAttctaattttactttttatattcattaaataaataatttgtagaAATTAGAAGTTAATTTACATTGAACACTATAAGTGTAGagattaaaagttaatataGATAAGAACACAATAATGTGTAGAGATTAgaagttaatataaattaatacacgcattaaattaaatacaatttaaataagTGATTAAAAAATGGAAATTGATGAGAATGTTCTATTTGAtgagaattaatgagaaaattttATTTGCTGAGATCAATGAGAAGCCTCCATTGGTCTTCTCAATTATATAACACTATAAAATGGGGAGATTAGAAGTTAATATAGATTAGAACACTATAATGTGTAGAGATTAGAAGTTAATATAAAATAGGGTTAATCACAAAAAAACCCCAACTTTTAgtcccttttcagttgcaccctgacgttgcaatttgtcagttgcaccctaattcacaTCTTCAGAtttcaatttcaccctcaaaatcaaattagactctttttcactcgggaaaaattcataaaaactcttataaagtactcgtttgaactctttttcacacaaaaagttaaaaattgatgacttattttaactttttccaaatggagaagagattaatttaatacttgagggtgaaattgaaaaccaaatgtgcgaattagggtggagctgacaaaattgcaactcagggtgcatttgaaaagggattaaaaggtgaggtttttttttggtgattaaggctataaaataaaataaaaccctCATGAAAATAAGGTGCAATCACGAGAGACGCACACTTTATTAAGAATAGAAAGTTTTATTGATTTGATAAAATGTGATTACAAGCATTAATGAGCTAATTGTAATCCTTTTATACTACAAGGATTAAGAGCAATACAGGTAAAGAAAGTACAGCTGTATAGGGCTGGAATAACTAAGAAACACTTCATAATAACTACCTAAGAGTCCACGTCAGCATCACACAAAACTTGCTGGCTGTAGTCTGCCACATCAGCAACTCCACAAGCTCCTCGTTGATGACTGCAAATATCAGAAGCTGTGTTACACTTAGTTAATAATAGGTTCAATTGATCCTATGACTGATCCTTTTACTTCTGCATGTGATTTAACGGAGCCCTTATGTGTTCCTTGCACATCTATATATGGATTAAGAAAGCTTTTATGCGATCCTTTTATTTCTATACGAGGTTCAACAGAGCCTTTAATTGTTCCTTTTACCTCTATTTGAGGTTTGGCTGCGCCTTTTATCGTTCCTTTTATCTCTACTTGAGGTTTGGCTGCGCCTTTTATCGTACCTTTTATCTCTGCTTGAGATTTGGCTGAGCCTTTAGTCGCTCCTTTTACATGTACATGAGATTTAACTGAGCCTTTAGTCGTACCTTTTACTTCTAGATGAGGTTTAACTGAGCCTTTTGTCGTACCTTTTACTTCTAGATGAGGTTTAACTGAGCCTTTTGTCGTACCTTTTACTTCTAGATGAGGTTTAACTGAGCCTTTAGTCGTACCTTTTACTTCTAGATGAGGTTTAACCGATCCTTGCACATCTATTTTAGGTTTAGCTAAGCCTTTAATCCTTCCTTTTACCTCAATTTGAGGTTTGGCTGAGCCCTTAAATGTTCCTTTTTCCCCAACCTGAGGTTTAACGGAGCCTTTAGTCGTCCCTTTTGCCGAGCCTTCATGCGATCCTTTTACTTCTATTTGAGGTTTAGCTGAACCTTTAATCGTTCTTTTTACCTTTACATGTGATTTGGTTGAGCCTTTAATCGATTCTTTTGCCGCTACGTGAGATTTAACGGAGCCTTTAGCCGTTCCTTTTACCTCTAATTGAGGTTTAACTATACCGTCATGTGATCCTTTCACTTCTATTTGAGGTTTAACTGAGCCTTCATGCGATCCTTTTGCTTCTATTTGAGGTTTAGCTGAACCTTTAATCGTTCCTTTTACCTTTACATGAGATTTGGTTGAGCCTTTAATCGATTCTTTTTCCGCTACGTGAGATTTAACGGAGCCTTTAGCCGTTCCTTTTACCTCTAATTGAGGTTTAACTGTACCGTCATGTGATCCTTTCACTTCTATTTGAGGTTTCACCGAGCCTTTAGTCGTTTCTTTAACTTCTATCTGAGGTTTGACTGAACCTCTGGTTGTTCCTTTTACCTCTACTTGAGGTTTAACAGAGCCTTTAATAGTTCCTTGTACCGCTACATGAGGTTTAACGGAGCCTTTATGCGATTCTTTTACCTCTATTTGAGGTTCAATTGCGCCTTTAATTGTTCCTTTTACGTCTATCTGAGGTTTAACCGAACCTTGAAGCGATCCTTTTACATCTAAGCCTGAAGCTATCGAGCTTTCGTGGTTTGCTTTGATGTTTACATCTCCACCCACACCGACATACGGCAAAAGAAAGATTCGAGTTGCAGAAATGGTGTTTGCCATGAGCAAGATAATCAAAAGTGATAAGGCATAGAAGACACAATGTGTTTGCTTCATTATAGCCatgattatataattatttgctACTACAATGAACTAAATGTATTGCTATTGTACCCTTTTTATAGTAGGATTGTTAGTTTGAATGTCATAGTTAAAAATAGTTTTCATATAATTGTGTGTTGTCAAAGGTGATTAGTTCTTTGTTATTAACTGAAGAACTTGCTGCCATTAATTCAATAGTTGAAACACCAACTTAGCATAGGACCATAAATCTACCTATATGAATGACTACTATTGAATGATTAGTTATTTGTTGAGCATATGCTTAAAAACATTACTAGTCCTTCATTGAATCGGTAAAAATAGAGATTAATTGTTAGAAagttcaatatttaatttaatttattgttattatataaGAATATATTTTGGAGATGgcgttaatttattttaaatgcaatttttttaactaaaatgaCCAAAATTGAAcataaacatttaaaagtttgaaagagTAAAAACACTAAATCTATTTCATTAATGAAAATTCCAACTTTAAGTCTTGtgaatgaaaaatataaattattggaGAGTTTTATATCCATCTTGTAGAACCACTCATTTTGactctaaattaataaaattcaactACAATTACAATATTAGAAattcttaataaaaaatttatttgtatttaaaggATAATTGACATAATCATTAGAAAGCAACTTTAATAATCAGTAAATAACATAGAGACCATACTAACAAAATTAATTGCATTACATAAACTTTTTGAAGTAAGGCTTAATCACTCGGAAATAAAACCACCTTTAACTCCTTTTGCAATTATCCActtatatagaaaaattgagaattttatcctaatttatCTTTTTGTGTTGTACctcaaattgattttttttgacaatttaataacTTTGAGAATGAAAAATGCAAAACAACAAAATAGAGACAATATCATATTCTTTTCTATTaggaaaaatacaaacaaatatttaatctttaaaaatgttcaaataagtcttacataaatatttaatcaattttattaattttattaaaaaataaattaaacaaaaaaccgATTTGGGCCCACTACCATCCACCGTACTCCGATTTACGAACCCGCAACCGTCTACCGGAAAAACCAGCGCTGTCCATCGATAAACTGCGGCCGTCCATGGTCTGTTCTTCCTTGAAAACAGATATGACAGTGTCTGTTATTCTGCATTTTTAGTGGCAAagcgtttttttttaaatcgactTCGTTTTATCTAAggatattttttttagtatttttttaaattgttagtaattaatataaattaaataaaaaattataactattaattgattttaatgaGGAAGAAGGCTTTTTTGTATTGTTAATAACATTTgcgtctaattagtatatatgataaaaatgaaagattatttttagaaaatatttaagtgaaaaaaagttaatttaatgttttgtGATGAAACACAAAAAAGCAAATTAGAATACAATTGAGGATTTTCCTTTGTAAGGGTTCAATGGCAAAAGAGATAAGTATACAACACAACCGTTGCACCATATCATTTGCGCAACAAAACAATAGTACGTTAGTCATatgaaatatttaatgataaaaagataaaaataattaaaagattttatatcgCAAGTacttattggcttgttgtataAATGACATGACATAACGGTTGTATGAGATAAATATTCTGGCAAAAGAGATCAAAAGAGATTAAAGGTGAGATTTTTTTGAATGATTAGGCCTTGAAGTAAAACATACTTTTACATTTCTTACAAGTCAGAAAGGTAATGCAAAAAGTAAATAAAGGATAATTGATTCTTTGGATATCAAACTATCTTGTTATTGTATTGTATTgtattgaataaattttaatttgttttatttttgcataatgaactttaatttaattttaacggGAATTTTTTCGGCCAAATACATATATAGCAATCATGTCTTTTTTTTAAGAACTTGTCACATAtgggtaattttattttttacgaGTTTTTAGACAGAATTATACACATGAAATTATTTTagcgaaataaaaaaaaatccggCGGCCACATATGTGTTTTTGGCCCGAAAATCTCatgttgaaataaaattaaaatctaataatcaaattgaaacCGATCAAAGTTTGATCATCAAATTGATAACGGATATTTTTGGTACTAAATCAATTAATCGGGAAATTAATGAAGCCAAACTTGACATTCATCTTACAGAAAGTTACTCACTACTTTAGCTTCTTCAATAGATGGATGAGATCTAAAATCCATAAGGGAAAAAATATGTTTTGGAGTAATAAAATTGCACTTATTCTTCAAAATATTAGCTCATGTATGCTAGGCTGAAGCAAACACTAAAGCATCTGCACCTATATATGTCCCTATTTAAAAAACAATGAGCAAATTATTATTATCTCTCTTAAATTACAATaactatttttctaaaaaattaaaaataaaatattattttttctgaTATTTTGTAGTATTTGACTCAAAATTCCTTATAAGGGACATTTCACTTATCTAATTCCTAAAAGtcagaaaaaataatattaaatttttaaaatttagaaaaacatAGTAATTTTGGACCTggtaattttctcaaaataaaaacaaaaactgaAAACACATCATTAGCAACAAAACTTAATTAGTAATGCTAGTAAGGTAGCTAATGATGTTGTGGATCTGGTCCTCCAGGTGAGACTCTATCAGGTTCCGCCCCTTGCAGCCATCTCCGATGGTTATAGTACTCGAGTCTCGAATCATCATATCCAAGTTCACGTAAAATAACTCGGACATCGATCTTTTTACGCATCGAAGAATATAGTTTAGTACGAGTAAGACGAGCATGCGAGGTTGTTACAAGTGTCAAtgtaacaaatacaaacacTAGTACAAGCAAAGCACTTGATTTTTGCGAACGAGCCATTAGAATATTTGTGTATGGTTTTGAAATTAGATTGTACATTGTATTTATAGACATGTAGACAGAGAGGTAACTGAAAAGACTTGTGCTTGTAGTGAATAGAAGACAGATAACTTTAATGGAACATCAATTGATTAGACATGGGGTTTCATATTATTGTCTATTTGTGTTCGGTAATACTGCTTTGGTGAGTCACCTCCATTACCTCGAGCTTAAGAGCCTACCCTAGTCCAAATTATAAATGGTTAGCTCAATTTTCTCCCGCTTATCATCGGCAGTCTATTTAAAGTTTCAAATAGAATACCGAAATGTATATTCGATCATAGTTTCAAATTGAACACCAAAATGTAGGTTCGATCATAACCAATTTTTTAGAATTAGTCATTTAGATGGTTGACGTATTATTATTAACACTATTTGGATAGTAGAAAAGCGACAACGGACCCGTGCATTCAATGATTATTTTCCGTGAAACCAGTCCGGTGACGAGATTTTTGTATGTTTGAAGAAATTCATGGGTCAAATTGATGTGAAGTGGCAGATTTAAAAGATTGAATCATAATTGTTGTGAATAactcataaaaatccaaaataattaCAGATATATGTTTGAGAAATCAAACTAATCCCAAAATATAAGAAGTTTATGGGTCAGTTTTTTGAATTGAAAGAACAATACGcaaaatttgaactttaaaacactaatatattttttaacattctTAGGGATCAAAATGACACCTTTaccatttgttttgtaactaaCTTATTCTAATCcaaaaattaactttaattaataaaattaattcacCTTATAAACCTCAAAAAACCTAAAGCTGATCTATAAATAACACATTAACTATTGTTTTAGGGGGGTTTTTAAAACTGCTGGCATTTCAGCTCCCAATTcaaccctaatttttttttattaaaccgaCAATTAACATTCTATAGATCAAGAGATTGTCAGCTATACGATGATTGAACAATGAATTATTCTTACGGATTATCAGAGAACAAATCAGGGACTAAGAAAGGTACTTTTAAAGACCCAAATCGTCATAAATCGCACAAGTAACCTTTTATTTGCATATGTCATTTATTTGAATCGTTAAACATACTtgcaattaatatttttgaatgtttTAGTGTTAACTCATACGCTATGAAAACTGAATTTGGATGATTTAATTCGTTTTTAGACTTAAAATGTAGATTTTTAGGTTATTTCTATTATTTTCGATATATTGGATGAAAATCTACCCGGAGTGTGAAAAAACAAACCGCCGGATGAGATGGCACCACGCCATCTCATGCCCAAAACATGTTTCTTACTCGCGCCATCTCAACTGGATTCCCTCCATCACCAATTGAGAAGGCGACGCGCCATCTCAACTCATAATATTTAGAGTACGA is a window of Mercurialis annua linkage group LG2, ddMerAnnu1.2, whole genome shotgun sequence DNA encoding:
- the LOC126670557 gene encoding CLAVATA3/ESR (CLE)-related protein 5-like; translated protein: MARSQKSSALLVLVFVFVTLTLVTTSHARLTRTKLYSSMRKKIDVRVILRELGYDDSRLEYYNHRRWLQGAEPDRVSPGGPDPQHH